A single region of the Pseudomonas sp. GGS8 genome encodes:
- a CDS encoding fumarylacetoacetate hydrolase family protein — translation MSAVHVVRFEFQNGIHWGVLRQGRITVVPGIFETTGDFIRHNRIDDLAQLKGTELDEGEVKLLSPITRNQQFVCQGANYRQHMIESGMDPDAKKFNMIFTKATSCLVAADSDLIKPRSVRFLDYEIELGLVMKRAITGAVAVTDANLHEFIAGVVIVNDYSARDIQIPQMQFYKGKSFRTFGPVGPYLCLLDAKSMPYLKALHLRLTVNDQVRQNDSTANLVYGPAETLTELSAVQDLAVGDLIATGTPAGCALTVPSPAKQRIAALMPEATKWKLFLKAQESRPQYLKPGDVVEARIRSADGVIDLGVQRNRVVEQA, via the coding sequence ATGTCTGCTGTACACGTAGTTCGCTTTGAATTTCAGAACGGTATCCACTGGGGCGTGCTACGCCAGGGCCGTATCACGGTTGTTCCCGGTATTTTTGAAACCACCGGTGATTTCATCCGCCACAACCGCATCGACGATCTCGCTCAACTGAAAGGTACGGAGCTGGATGAAGGCGAAGTGAAGCTGCTGTCGCCGATCACCCGTAACCAGCAGTTCGTCTGTCAGGGCGCCAATTATCGTCAGCATATGATCGAGTCGGGCATGGACCCGGATGCGAAGAAATTCAACATGATCTTCACCAAGGCGACCAGTTGCCTGGTGGCAGCGGACAGCGACCTGATCAAGCCGCGCTCCGTGCGCTTCCTGGACTACGAGATCGAACTGGGGCTGGTGATGAAACGCGCGATTACTGGCGCTGTTGCTGTCACCGACGCCAATCTGCATGAGTTCATCGCAGGCGTCGTCATCGTCAATGACTACTCGGCGCGTGACATTCAGATTCCCCAGATGCAGTTCTACAAGGGCAAGAGCTTCCGCACCTTTGGCCCGGTCGGCCCGTACCTTTGCCTTCTGGATGCCAAGAGCATGCCTTACCTCAAGGCACTGCATCTGCGTCTGACGGTCAACGACCAGGTGCGACAGAACGACAGCACGGCCAACCTGGTTTACGGCCCCGCTGAAACCCTTACCGAACTCTCCGCCGTGCAAGACCTCGCCGTTGGAGACCTGATTGCCACCGGTACGCCTGCCGGCTGTGCGCTAACAGTTCCTTCGCCTGCCAAACAGCGCATTGCGGCCCTGATGCCAGAAGCTACCAAGTGGAAGCTGTTCCTCAAGGCGCAAGAAAGCCGGCCGCAGTATCTCAAGCCAGGTGACGTGGTCGAGGCGCGCATTCGCAGCGCTGATGGTGTGATCGATCTCGGTGTGCAACGTAACCGAGTCGTGGAGCAAGCCTGA
- a CDS encoding TetR/AcrR family transcriptional regulator, translated as METLNPIQRRIHQAAFRLFAEKGTSQVNILDLAQEAGVARGTIYSNIDNMESLFEAVASHLAREMHERVNKSFNSLSDPAQRLANGIRFFIRRAHEDSLWGAFIHKFAMSNASLREMFSSQATTDLLSGLSTGRYTFAQEQLLSVLTLISSSVLGSIFLVLEGHRTWRESGSDTAELVLRALGVAPEEARALATTELPTLPSLD; from the coding sequence GTGGAAACCCTGAATCCGATACAGCGCCGCATTCATCAAGCTGCCTTTCGCCTGTTCGCTGAAAAGGGCACCTCTCAGGTGAACATCCTCGACCTTGCACAAGAGGCAGGTGTGGCGCGTGGAACGATCTATAGCAACATCGACAACATGGAAAGCCTGTTCGAAGCGGTCGCCAGCCATCTCGCAAGAGAGATGCATGAACGCGTCAACAAGAGCTTCAATTCCCTCTCCGATCCGGCTCAGCGCCTTGCCAATGGCATTCGATTCTTCATTCGTCGAGCTCACGAAGACTCCCTGTGGGGGGCATTCATCCATAAATTCGCCATGAGCAATGCTTCGTTGCGCGAAATGTTCAGCAGCCAGGCAACTACCGATCTTCTGAGCGGACTTTCCACTGGACGCTACACGTTTGCGCAGGAGCAATTGCTCTCTGTACTGACACTGATATCGAGCAGTGTCTTGGGCTCGATTTTCCTGGTGCTGGAAGGGCACAGAACGTGGCGCGAGTCTGGCTCTGACACGGCCGAGCTCGTGCTGCGGGCATTGGGTGTGGCACCAGAGGAGGCTCGTGCGCTGGCGACTACAGAGCTGCCAACACTTCCTTCTCTCGACTAG
- a CDS encoding outer membrane protein transport protein, giving the protein MKLNSRVSPCLSVQRKSAVWIKFTSAMALLSASTIAGANGIGLNEQSASSAGTAYAGRSSSALDASTIYGNPAGLTKLQRNEISGGAAIVSVSDDISDAQSSAAGTNKGDSVPLGVVPFAYMSTPLDDRFSIGLGLYAPSGLINDYESTFQGRYHGSYSTTKEITLQPTLAYRINDYVSIGGGPTLNHFDAKLQSYMATGALNNGQDTLVTIKGDDTAIGYNVGLLVDFSEATRWGMTYHSKVSYHLKGHTEVSGSPSVIPLDGNYDTQIDLTMPESVDTSITHHFNSRWTGYLGATWTRWSRIQKVEAINSGVSAMGEAAGLGRVAEQMNWHDIWSTAIGTSYQLNPQWLIRAGYAYDPAPVGNADRSVRVPVGNRQAVTLGGAYSPNPDLTIDFAYGYLWDSKVSVKHSNDSGLQPEYSANYENSANGISVQATYRY; this is encoded by the coding sequence ATGAAACTGAATAGCCGTGTGAGCCCGTGTCTTTCTGTTCAGCGAAAGAGTGCTGTCTGGATTAAGTTCACCAGTGCCATGGCACTGCTCAGCGCCTCGACAATTGCAGGCGCCAATGGCATTGGCCTCAACGAACAAAGCGCAAGCAGCGCCGGAACTGCTTATGCGGGAAGGTCGTCTTCCGCGCTGGACGCCAGCACCATTTACGGAAATCCGGCAGGCCTGACCAAGTTGCAGCGCAATGAAATTTCCGGCGGGGCCGCAATCGTCTCGGTGAGCGATGACATCAGCGATGCGCAGAGCAGTGCCGCAGGAACGAACAAGGGGGATTCGGTACCTTTGGGGGTTGTGCCCTTCGCCTATATGTCGACACCGCTTGATGATCGTTTTTCGATAGGCTTGGGCCTCTACGCGCCGAGTGGTCTGATCAATGACTACGAGAGCACTTTTCAGGGTCGTTACCATGGTTCTTACAGCACGACCAAAGAGATAACCCTGCAGCCCACACTGGCCTATCGGATCAATGATTACGTGTCCATTGGTGGCGGACCGACCCTGAACCATTTCGATGCAAAACTTCAGAGTTACATGGCAACCGGCGCCCTGAACAACGGCCAGGACACGCTGGTCACCATCAAAGGCGATGACACAGCCATTGGCTACAACGTCGGCCTCTTGGTGGACTTTAGTGAGGCAACCCGTTGGGGGATGACTTATCACTCGAAGGTGAGCTATCACCTCAAAGGGCATACTGAGGTTTCCGGCTCCCCGAGCGTTATCCCACTGGACGGAAACTATGACACCCAGATAGATCTGACGATGCCTGAATCAGTGGACACGTCCATCACTCATCATTTCAATAGTCGTTGGACCGGATACCTGGGGGCCACCTGGACACGCTGGAGCCGGATCCAGAAGGTCGAGGCAATCAACAGCGGTGTTTCCGCCATGGGCGAGGCTGCTGGCCTGGGACGTGTGGCCGAACAAATGAACTGGCACGACATCTGGTCCACTGCGATTGGCACATCCTATCAATTGAACCCACAATGGCTGATACGTGCAGGCTATGCCTATGACCCGGCGCCCGTTGGTAATGCCGATCGCAGCGTGCGTGTTCCGGTCGGGAATCGCCAGGCCGTGACCCTGGGCGGCGCGTATTCGCCGAACCCCGATCTGACGATCGACTTTGCTTATGGTTATCTCTGGGATTCAAAAGTCTCCGTAAAACACTCGAACGACTCCGGTCTTCAACCGGAATACAGTGCCAATTACGAAAATAGTGCGAATGGAATTTCAGTGCAGGCAACGTATCGGTACTAA
- a CDS encoding TetR/AcrR family transcriptional regulator: MPSPTLPSEATEQEPLTRGHKKRERTRRGLVDAALRLVARKEVGEIALLEVAAEAAVSNGTIYNYFRTRDEVLEAVGIAMATEFSDAISALSSDVHCGAQRLSIGVRMFVRRAAYDHQWANALLRIIHSDQTMRSRLAAHVLGDLREGLHAGTFAYEDEGIALDLVVSCTTGAMRSVVEGRAAAEHDLLVAEMILKALGVTPAKARKIVGKPLP, encoded by the coding sequence ATGCCTTCCCCCACTTTGCCTTCAGAAGCAACCGAGCAAGAACCTCTCACTCGAGGCCACAAGAAGCGTGAACGCACCCGTCGCGGTCTGGTGGATGCGGCGCTGCGTCTTGTCGCGCGCAAGGAGGTGGGGGAGATTGCACTGCTCGAGGTCGCCGCGGAGGCGGCGGTCTCCAACGGCACCATCTACAACTATTTTCGAACACGCGACGAAGTGCTGGAGGCGGTTGGCATCGCCATGGCAACCGAGTTCTCTGATGCCATTTCCGCCCTGAGTTCGGACGTGCACTGCGGTGCACAACGGCTTTCGATTGGTGTGCGCATGTTCGTACGCCGGGCGGCCTATGATCATCAATGGGCCAACGCGCTGCTGCGCATCATCCATTCCGATCAGACCATGCGCTCGCGCCTGGCTGCTCATGTGCTGGGCGACCTGCGTGAGGGGCTGCACGCGGGCACTTTCGCTTACGAAGACGAAGGGATCGCCCTGGACCTGGTCGTGTCGTGCACAACCGGGGCCATGCGTTCGGTTGTCGAGGGGCGTGCGGCGGCAGAGCATGATCTGTTGGTCGCCGAGATGATTCTCAAGGCTCTGGGCGTGACACCTGCCAAAGCCAGGAAAATCGTCGGCAAGCCGCTACCCTAG
- a CDS encoding acyl-CoA synthetase: protein MVVQTLSDIESLEQIPLSERGLASSTYEALRQAARRTPQAPALSFFADAADFRRTYKWNYSQLFADITRAANVFHDLGIEPGEVLAFILPNLPETHFTIWGGEAAGIVMAINPLLEAKQMAGLLNAAKASVVVTLAPTPGSDLWSKLASQLDQLPAVRSVVWVSMEPYVAEPVRGALKAAALKERDLHSGIAIHDWLSLMDGQPHTHLKSGRQIREDECSSYICTGGTTGLPKIAARTHGSEVFNAWAMAAHMQPRGGGQVIFCGLPLFHVNGQMVTGLMPWTQGDHVILGTPQGYRGEGVIPRFWEMVEHFGINFFSGVPTVYAALLQNEWQGRDLSSLRYAMCGAAPMPAELLREFERRTGLKILEGYGLTEGACVSSINPPHGERRIGSIGIRIAYQNMRAVLLNDAGEYLRDANVDEIGLITISGPNLFDGYLEERHNQGLWIDIDGQRWLNTGDLGRQDAQGYFWLTGRKKELIIRGGHNIDPKQIEEVLQAHPAVALAAAIGSPDVYSGEVPVAYVQLRPGQVCNAEELEAFAHRHISERAAVPKRIEILEALPLTAVGKIFKPALQQQEIARVVQQEAGRLGLSDVAVEVVQDTRRGPVACIRAGVGQEILAPLLGHYSFQIEWLK from the coding sequence ATGGTCGTACAAACCCTGAGCGACATCGAAAGTCTCGAGCAAATCCCCTTGTCGGAGCGTGGCCTGGCATCCAGCACTTATGAAGCGCTGCGACAGGCGGCCCGGCGCACCCCTCAGGCGCCCGCGCTGAGTTTCTTCGCCGATGCCGCCGATTTCAGGCGCACCTACAAATGGAACTACTCCCAGCTCTTCGCGGACATCACCCGCGCCGCGAATGTCTTCCATGACCTGGGCATAGAACCGGGCGAGGTGCTTGCTTTCATCCTGCCCAACCTGCCGGAAACCCATTTCACGATATGGGGTGGGGAGGCGGCAGGCATCGTCATGGCGATCAATCCTCTGCTCGAAGCCAAGCAGATGGCTGGCTTGCTGAATGCCGCGAAGGCCTCCGTGGTGGTGACGCTCGCACCGACTCCGGGTAGCGATCTGTGGTCCAAGCTGGCTTCACAGCTGGATCAGTTACCTGCGGTCAGGTCTGTCGTTTGGGTCAGCATGGAACCCTATGTCGCCGAACCTGTGCGCGGGGCTCTGAAAGCCGCGGCACTGAAGGAGCGAGACTTGCACAGCGGAATCGCGATCCACGATTGGCTATCGTTGATGGATGGTCAGCCGCACACACACCTGAAAAGCGGTCGGCAAATCCGCGAGGATGAGTGCTCCTCCTACATCTGTACGGGCGGCACCACCGGGCTCCCCAAGATCGCCGCGCGAACCCATGGCTCGGAAGTATTCAATGCATGGGCCATGGCCGCTCACATGCAGCCACGCGGTGGTGGCCAGGTTATCTTTTGTGGCCTGCCGCTGTTTCATGTCAATGGACAAATGGTGACTGGTCTGATGCCTTGGACTCAAGGCGACCATGTGATCCTCGGGACGCCTCAAGGGTATCGTGGCGAGGGGGTGATCCCGCGATTCTGGGAGATGGTCGAGCACTTCGGTATCAACTTCTTTTCCGGCGTGCCAACGGTCTATGCCGCACTTCTGCAAAATGAATGGCAGGGTCGCGACCTGTCCAGTCTTCGCTATGCAATGTGTGGCGCGGCCCCCATGCCGGCTGAGCTTCTCCGAGAATTCGAGCGCCGGACCGGGCTAAAGATCCTTGAAGGTTACGGTCTTACCGAGGGCGCCTGCGTTTCCTCAATCAATCCGCCCCATGGCGAGCGCCGTATCGGCTCCATCGGGATACGGATCGCCTACCAGAATATGCGCGCGGTCTTGCTCAATGACGCGGGTGAGTACCTGCGCGATGCCAACGTGGATGAGATCGGGCTCATCACGATCAGTGGTCCGAATCTTTTCGATGGCTATCTGGAGGAGCGTCATAACCAGGGCCTCTGGATCGATATCGACGGTCAGCGCTGGTTGAATACAGGTGATTTGGGTCGCCAGGATGCGCAGGGTTACTTCTGGCTGACCGGGCGCAAGAAGGAGTTGATCATCCGCGGCGGCCACAACATCGATCCCAAGCAAATCGAAGAAGTTCTGCAGGCGCATCCCGCCGTCGCCTTGGCCGCGGCAATCGGCAGCCCCGACGTCTACTCGGGCGAGGTGCCGGTGGCCTACGTTCAATTGCGACCCGGGCAAGTTTGCAATGCCGAAGAGCTGGAGGCGTTCGCCCATCGCCATATCAGTGAGCGGGCAGCCGTTCCCAAGCGCATTGAAATCCTCGAAGCCTTGCCACTGACTGCCGTGGGCAAGATATTCAAGCCCGCATTGCAGCAGCAGGAAATTGCCAGAGTAGTCCAGCAGGAAGCGGGGCGCCTGGGGCTTTCGGATGTTGCTGTTGAGGTCGTGCAGGACACTCGTCGTGGGCCGGTCGCCTGCATCCGGGCCGGGGTTGGCCAGGAAATCCTGGCGCCGCTCTTGGGCCACTATAGCTTCCAGATCGAGTGGCTTAAATGA
- a CDS encoding VOC family protein, translating into MNNKDEIPRLPTQQPARHPQPTVKAQDLTHLIFQRPDLNEAARFLSDFGLTVSQQDADTLYLRATAPTAYCYRVHRAEQARFVGFALAVQSLKDLQKLTRIPGASPVEKSEHPGGGYYVRLTDPSGFIVEAVCDQTPGKTLVHRAPLPWNLAQEQPRINATQRPPIAPPEVLRLGHIVIEVADYQATCAWYTKHFGFIPSDVQVLPDGTPIVAFMRLDLGDVPAAHHTLAIAQGFMATYSHSAYEVVDADAVGMGQRVLRERGWEHSWGIGRHILGSQIFDYWQDPWGDKHEHYCDGDVFTAAQPTGIHPVSPEAMAQWGQRMPKSFTKPRMSLSKLRALIRNLRRSPDLTLRKLVTLMRMFG; encoded by the coding sequence ATGAACAACAAAGATGAAATACCCCGGTTGCCGACACAACAACCCGCCCGGCATCCACAGCCGACGGTGAAGGCCCAGGATCTGACTCACCTGATCTTTCAAAGGCCGGACTTGAACGAGGCGGCGCGGTTCCTGTCGGACTTCGGCCTGACGGTCAGTCAGCAGGACGCCGATACACTTTATCTGCGCGCCACCGCCCCCACTGCGTACTGTTACCGAGTCCATCGTGCAGAACAGGCACGTTTTGTCGGGTTCGCACTGGCAGTCCAGTCGCTCAAGGATCTGCAAAAACTGACGCGCATCCCAGGCGCCTCACCGGTAGAAAAATCGGAACATCCAGGTGGCGGGTATTACGTCAGACTGACCGATCCTTCCGGTTTCATCGTGGAAGCAGTTTGCGACCAGACTCCAGGTAAAACGCTGGTACACAGAGCGCCTCTTCCCTGGAATCTGGCGCAGGAGCAACCGCGAATCAATGCTACGCAGCGGCCGCCGATTGCTCCCCCTGAAGTACTCAGACTCGGCCACATCGTCATCGAAGTGGCTGACTACCAGGCGACCTGTGCCTGGTACACGAAGCATTTCGGGTTTATTCCCAGCGATGTGCAGGTACTCCCCGATGGCACGCCTATCGTCGCTTTCATGCGCCTTGATCTCGGTGACGTTCCCGCGGCTCACCATACGCTCGCGATAGCGCAAGGGTTCATGGCCACCTATAGCCATAGCGCCTATGAGGTTGTCGATGCCGATGCGGTGGGAATGGGGCAGCGCGTCCTGCGCGAACGCGGTTGGGAGCACTCATGGGGAATCGGCCGACACATTCTGGGTAGTCAGATCTTCGATTACTGGCAAGACCCCTGGGGCGATAAACACGAGCATTACTGCGACGGGGATGTGTTCACGGCCGCACAGCCCACGGGTATTCATCCCGTGAGCCCCGAGGCAATGGCGCAGTGGGGGCAGCGCATGCCCAAGAGCTTTACAAAACCCAGGATGAGCTTGAGCAAGCTGCGTGCGCTGATCCGTAACCTGCGCCGCAGTCCGGACTTGACCCTTCGCAAGCTGGTAACACTCATGCGGATGTTCGGGTAG
- a CDS encoding bifunctional 3-(3-hydroxy-phenyl)propionate/3-hydroxycinnamic acid hydroxylase encodes MNNNKKGSELPPTDVDVLVVGNGPVGATIAALLGRYGVKTLVLDKTHEVVLMPRAIALDNEALRILQLAGLSEDAFEKIVIPEVKMHSPVLGQFSRANTEGCIDGHPKLVTFYQPDLEHAMRKQVSRLKSVTSLGGFELENLVEESEGVVASIRDQDGHVHSVRARYLIGADGASSRVRGLIGQEFEGQTYAEDWLIVDARNRHQSAIDHVEFICDPQRPTPHMPAPGGRERWEFMLHPGESREELESPESIARLIAPWVNPQELEIERKAVYRFHARCCKRFSKGRIFLAGDAAHITPPFVGQGLVAGLRDGANLAWKLAWVLQGQATPAILATYDVERRPHAQAMINLAKLMGRLVMPRNKIAAFFIHGMMRTLALTPASRKYFEQLDIKPKNIFKHGLFVQHRRGDRLVRGSLFPQAWVRDMHQQVQLSDDALGHNLTLVGFGVDPLSLLTAAEVFSWIKMGGHFLQIGSCGQRSGSGCDFVEDLNHDILPRAAKGTLVAIRPDRIIMHHAPGAEAGSLVRDCLLLMTGADSTVDSVSITINEPPRLRA; translated from the coding sequence ATGAACAACAACAAGAAAGGTTCCGAATTGCCTCCCACCGATGTCGATGTGCTGGTCGTCGGTAACGGTCCGGTAGGGGCGACAATCGCGGCGCTGCTCGGCCGCTATGGTGTAAAGACGCTGGTATTGGACAAGACCCATGAGGTCGTACTGATGCCCCGCGCCATTGCTTTGGACAACGAGGCGCTCCGCATCCTGCAACTCGCCGGACTGTCGGAAGACGCTTTCGAGAAGATCGTTATCCCTGAGGTGAAGATGCACTCTCCGGTCCTCGGGCAATTCAGTCGGGCCAATACCGAGGGGTGTATCGACGGCCATCCCAAACTGGTGACCTTCTATCAACCCGATCTCGAACACGCGATGCGCAAGCAGGTCTCCCGGCTGAAGTCAGTGACCAGCCTGGGTGGATTCGAGCTTGAGAATCTGGTCGAAGAGTCGGAGGGTGTCGTCGCCTCCATACGGGACCAGGATGGCCATGTGCATTCCGTTCGCGCCCGATACCTGATAGGTGCGGATGGTGCAAGCTCCAGGGTCAGGGGCTTGATTGGCCAGGAATTCGAAGGACAAACCTATGCAGAGGATTGGCTGATTGTCGATGCCAGAAACCGGCATCAGTCAGCCATCGATCACGTTGAGTTCATCTGTGATCCACAGCGCCCAACACCGCACATGCCCGCTCCCGGCGGCAGGGAACGCTGGGAGTTCATGCTGCACCCGGGTGAATCCCGGGAAGAGCTGGAAAGTCCGGAAAGCATCGCCCGGCTGATCGCGCCATGGGTCAATCCGCAGGAGCTGGAAATCGAACGCAAGGCGGTGTATCGATTCCACGCGCGGTGCTGCAAAAGATTCAGCAAGGGGCGCATCTTCCTCGCAGGGGATGCAGCCCACATCACGCCGCCCTTTGTCGGGCAGGGCCTGGTCGCGGGGCTTCGAGATGGCGCCAATCTTGCCTGGAAACTGGCCTGGGTCCTTCAAGGTCAAGCCACGCCTGCGATACTCGCCACCTATGATGTAGAACGTCGCCCCCATGCCCAGGCGATGATCAATCTGGCGAAACTCATGGGTCGTCTGGTGATGCCGAGAAACAAGATTGCAGCGTTCTTCATCCACGGCATGATGCGCACGCTGGCGTTGACCCCGGCGTCCAGAAAGTACTTTGAGCAACTGGACATCAAACCGAAGAACATCTTCAAGCACGGTCTGTTCGTGCAGCATCGTCGTGGCGACAGGCTGGTTCGTGGCAGTCTGTTCCCTCAAGCCTGGGTGCGTGACATGCACCAGCAAGTCCAGCTGAGCGATGATGCACTTGGACACAACCTGACGCTGGTTGGATTCGGCGTCGACCCATTGTCACTGCTGACCGCTGCCGAGGTCTTTTCCTGGATTAAGATGGGAGGTCACTTCTTGCAGATCGGATCCTGCGGTCAACGCTCCGGCAGCGGTTGCGACTTCGTTGAAGACCTGAACCATGACATCCTGCCGCGGGCTGCCAAAGGCACCCTCGTTGCGATTCGCCCTGACCGGATCATCATGCACCACGCTCCCGGCGCAGAAGCAGGCAGCCTGGTTCGAGACTGCCTGCTCCTGATGACTGGCGCCGATTCCACTGTCGATAGCGTTTCCATTACCATCAACGAACCCCCTCGATTAAGAGCGTGA